A stretch of Candidatus Afararchaeum irisae DNA encodes these proteins:
- a CDS encoding chemotaxis protein CheW gives MAARTGSKTRTGSHASSDADEINVVKFLMGDETYALGIDKVSSIVDMESKKVTRLPRAPDAVDGIVDLRGETTAIIDPAKLLNVETRDDDSYEILVLDRDDDKQKVGIRVDEVIEVRDYTTDRVDMNGQLRDIQTHGIEEKMVKGIIRELENEDEIRAAEENEEETEELEEEVSLIVLIDVDRMISVMSESESQSQASEMP, from the coding sequence ATGGCAGCTAGGACAGGTTCTAAGACGAGAACAGGGTCACACGCCTCAAGCGACGCCGACGAGATAAACGTGGTCAAGTTCCTGATGGGAGACGAGACCTACGCACTCGGAATAGACAAGGTCAGCAGCATAGTCGACATGGAGTCGAAGAAGGTCACACGTCTCCCGAGGGCTCCAGACGCAGTCGACGGCATAGTCGACCTGAGAGGTGAGACGACCGCGATAATAGACCCCGCGAAGCTCCTCAACGTCGAGACGCGCGACGACGACAGCTACGAGATACTCGTACTCGACAGGGACGACGACAAACAGAAGGTCGGGATACGTGTCGACGAGGTCATAGAGGTCAGGGACTACACGACCGACCGCGTCGACATGAACGGACAGCTCAGGGACATACAGACCCACGGCATAGAGGAGAAGATGGTGAAGGGCATAATACGTGAGCTCGAAAACGAGGACGAGATAAGAGCCGCGGAGGAGAACGAGGAGGAGACGGAGGAGTTGGAGGAGGAGGTGAGCCTGATTGTCCTCATCGACGTAGACCGTATGATAAGCGTGATGAGCGAGTCGGAGTCCCAGTCACAGGCGAGCGAGATGCCGTGA
- a CDS encoding chemotaxis protein CheC → MSLMIDIRKLSTFNRMAKEGANTVADHLSQMTGTETRMEITKINFVETDDLQRHVGDDTEVGINIQLTEPPYGYVLMLFTETSAKNIADLMMGGMGGGDHDGFSEMEMSAVQEIGNIMTSGFIDGWANVLDTTIDMTTPEFSHKPAAEIVDSLVGDRDDEIAMVFDSHIYAPDADVEAKIYCFPELEELVEMMNSLEV, encoded by the coding sequence ATGAGCCTGATGATAGACATAAGGAAGCTGAGTACCTTCAACCGGATGGCGAAGGAGGGAGCCAACACCGTAGCCGACCATCTCAGTCAGATGACGGGAACTGAGACGAGGATGGAGATTACGAAGATCAACTTCGTCGAGACCGACGACCTCCAGAGACACGTCGGAGACGACACTGAGGTCGGCATAAACATACAGCTCACTGAACCGCCGTACGGATACGTCCTGATGCTCTTCACTGAGACGAGCGCGAAGAACATAGCCGACCTCATGATGGGTGGAATGGGAGGCGGAGACCACGACGGCTTCAGCGAGATGGAGATGAGTGCAGTCCAGGAGATAGGCAACATAATGACGAGCGGATTCATCGACGGCTGGGCGAACGTCTTAGACACCACGATAGACATGACTACACCCGAGTTCTCACACAAGCCCGCCGCCGAGATAGTCGACTCTCTCGTGGGCGACAGGGACGACGAGATAGCGATGGTATTCGACTCGCACATATACGCTCCCGACGCCGACGTCGAGGCTAAGATCTACTGCTTCCCCGAGCTAGAGGAGCTAGTCGAGATGATGAACTCGTTAGAGGTGTGA
- a CDS encoding malic enzyme-like NAD(P)-binding protein, whose protein sequence is MSIRERALELHRKRQGKISVESKVPVENGDDLSLAYSPGVAAPCEKIDENPDSVYDYTIKGNTVAIVSDGSAVLGLGDIGADAALPVMEGKVVLFKEFAGIDAFPVCLRTESVDEIVETVERLEPVFGGVNLEDIGAPECFEVENRLRSSMQIPIFHDDQHGTAIITLAGILNSADLIDKDVEEMTVSISGAGASATAIAHILLDAGVKDVFMTDSTGVIHRSRRDLNEEKRKLAGLTNDEGRTGDLEDAMRDTDVFIGLSVGGIVDKEMVEEMADDPIVFAMANPIPEIWPEDAREAGARIIGTGRSDYPNQVNNVLGFPGIFRGALEVRASDINEQMKVAAAEAIAEIAREEVPEDVQDRYPDEDLEEGFNEEYVIPKPFDSRVVPRVASAVAQAAIDTDVARLKRDPDEIEDKVRQKISEMESSQTATSAD, encoded by the coding sequence TTGTCCATACGTGAGCGCGCTCTCGAACTCCACAGAAAGCGCCAGGGAAAGATATCCGTCGAAAGTAAGGTTCCCGTAGAAAACGGGGACGACCTGTCTCTAGCTTACTCTCCGGGAGTAGCCGCGCCGTGTGAGAAGATCGACGAGAACCCCGACTCTGTCTACGACTACACTATAAAGGGCAATACCGTCGCGATAGTCTCCGACGGAAGTGCCGTCTTAGGTCTCGGAGACATCGGTGCGGACGCCGCCCTCCCAGTCATGGAAGGTAAGGTGGTTCTCTTCAAGGAGTTCGCGGGAATCGACGCCTTCCCCGTCTGTCTCAGGACTGAGAGCGTCGACGAAATCGTCGAGACGGTCGAGAGGCTCGAACCCGTCTTCGGAGGCGTCAACCTGGAGGACATAGGCGCACCCGAGTGTTTCGAGGTCGAGAACCGTCTCAGGAGTAGCATGCAGATACCTATCTTCCACGACGACCAGCACGGAACCGCGATAATCACACTCGCGGGGATACTCAACTCCGCCGACCTCATCGACAAGGACGTAGAGGAGATGACCGTCTCGATAAGCGGCGCGGGTGCGAGCGCGACCGCGATAGCACATATTCTCTTAGATGCTGGAGTCAAGGACGTCTTCATGACTGACTCGACCGGAGTCATACACAGGAGCCGGAGGGATCTCAACGAGGAGAAACGTAAGCTCGCGGGTCTCACGAACGACGAGGGACGTACGGGAGACCTCGAAGACGCGATGCGTGACACAGACGTCTTCATAGGACTCTCTGTCGGAGGAATCGTCGACAAGGAGATGGTCGAGGAGATGGCTGACGACCCCATAGTCTTCGCTATGGCGAATCCCATCCCCGAGATCTGGCCCGAGGACGCCAGAGAGGCTGGAGCACGTATAATAGGTACGGGAAGAAGCGACTACCCCAACCAGGTCAACAACGTCCTAGGCTTCCCGGGGATATTCAGGGGTGCTCTCGAAGTCAGGGCGAGCGACATAAACGAACAGATGAAGGTCGCCGCCGCCGAGGCGATAGCCGAGATTGCCCGCGAGGAAGTCCCCGAGGACGTCCAGGATAGATACCCCGACGAGGATCTGGAAGAGGGCTTCAACGAGGAGTACGTCATACCCAAGCCTTTTGACTCCCGCGTCGTGCCACGTGTCGCCTCCGCAGTCGCTCAGGCTGCTATAGACACAGATGTCGCGCGTCTCAAACGCGACCCCGACGAGATAGAGGACAAGGTTAGACAGAAGATAAGTGAGATGGAGTCGTCCCAGACAGCTACGAGTGCCGACTGA
- a CDS encoding HEAT repeat domain-containing protein yields MSETTLYNLEKDGDVEGLISYIKESSNPAVRARAAEILSDVDADGDLQERKFETLIDASLDDEDERVRKAAAESLAWSDDVNVVKLLIDRYRGNSDTQLSETADWTLVKLLTDALEDGAAVIRMDAALGLGRIGDDRAFEPLVDALDDPDPQVRENAAWSLGELGDERAVKPLTKLLTDSNQEVRKQAATAITDLGGEMAVDSLIDALEDDYTYVRKQAAFALGTVGGERVIEPLLDALEDEDLTVRESAAFSLIEVMSNAPADKSHEIRETVSSRLEDLESEVSTQPIISALEQATEKPIRRNAAWLLGRVGGSEAVEPLVSALDDDEQVRRFAATSLAEIGEHAVDDLIESLDHKNPEVRKMAAFALGKIGDKRALGPLNEVIEDEDEEVRKFVFRAVNKLGGQVE; encoded by the coding sequence ATGTCCGAAACTACTCTGTATAATCTCGAAAAGGACGGAGACGTCGAGGGTCTGATCTCCTACATAAAGGAGAGTTCGAACCCGGCGGTCAGGGCACGTGCCGCCGAGATACTCAGCGACGTCGACGCTGACGGCGATCTTCAGGAGAGGAAGTTCGAGACTCTCATAGACGCTTCTCTCGACGACGAGGACGAGAGGGTACGCAAAGCCGCGGCGGAGTCGCTCGCGTGGTCCGACGACGTCAACGTTGTCAAGCTACTCATAGACAGATACAGAGGCAACTCGGACACCCAACTCTCCGAGACTGCCGACTGGACTCTCGTCAAGCTACTCACCGACGCACTCGAAGACGGGGCTGCGGTTATAAGGATGGACGCCGCCCTTGGACTCGGACGTATAGGCGACGACAGGGCTTTCGAGCCACTCGTCGACGCCTTAGACGATCCCGACCCACAGGTCAGGGAGAACGCCGCATGGAGCCTCGGTGAGCTAGGCGACGAGAGGGCTGTAAAGCCGCTCACTAAGCTACTCACCGACTCGAACCAGGAGGTTCGGAAGCAGGCGGCGACGGCTATAACAGACCTCGGGGGCGAGATGGCTGTCGACTCACTCATAGACGCACTCGAAGACGACTACACCTACGTCCGGAAGCAGGCGGCGTTCGCTCTCGGAACCGTAGGAGGCGAGAGGGTCATAGAACCCCTCCTTGACGCACTCGAAGACGAGGATCTGACTGTGAGGGAGAGTGCGGCGTTCTCACTCATAGAGGTGATGTCGAACGCCCCCGCAGACAAGAGCCACGAGATACGTGAGACCGTCTCGTCACGTCTCGAAGACCTAGAATCCGAGGTAAGCACACAGCCCATAATCTCGGCGCTCGAACAGGCTACTGAGAAGCCCATAAGACGTAACGCGGCGTGGCTCCTCGGACGTGTCGGCGGAAGCGAGGCTGTCGAGCCCCTCGTGTCGGCGCTCGACGACGACGAACAGGTTAGACGGTTTGCGGCTACGAGCCTCGCCGAGATAGGCGAGCACGCGGTCGACGATCTGATAGAGTCGCTCGACCACAAGAACCCCGAGGTCAGGAAGATGGCGGCGTTCGCGCTCGGAAAGATAGGTGACAAACGCGCTCTGGGTCCTCTCAACGAGGTGATAGAGGATGAGGACGAGGAGGTTCGTAAGTTCGTGTTCCGCGCGGTTAACAAGCTCGGAGGTCAGGTAGAGTGA
- a CDS encoding chemotaxis protein CheA yields MDDYLKDFIRESEEQITELNNALLELESDPGNEEAMDSIFRIAHTLKGNFGAMGFNDASDLAHAVEDLLDEMRQGEIEVTPDVMDTVFDGVDEIEALLDEIADDGNTSTDPTDSIEEIRGVIEDEESESDGDETQATATQEGGDDETDTDTDPDADSGADVDLDEALGSESVDVSHIRDAEEVVYAEVSTKAGEMKGVDAMLALDEIDGITEILETTPETDEIQEGSFDESFGVFVTPVDDVSGTREEIESIGKVESVGVVEVPDSLEEGAEEEDEAETESPDDSDSSSETETTEETSSGSDDKDSSKTKTESVDEVQSIRVDVDQLDKLLNRVEELVTSRIKLRRAVEHDELEDAEDELDELDKISSSLQDTVMDIRLVPLEKIVGKFPRLVRDLARSQDKEINLVMEGKDIELDRTVLNEIGDPLMHLIRNAVDHGIESPEVREEKGKPREGTVYLRGERERDRVTIEIEDDGRGLDKEAIKSKAVDEGIMTRDEVEALDESEVYELIFHSGFSTTDEVTEVSGRGVGMDVVSNTIRSLDGSLEVESEPDEGTLVRLTLPVTVAIVKVLLVETGDEEYGIPVKNVEEIGRMDDVRTVEGEEVTVHDDQVYSLVRLGDALDVPAETKNGDGMLVRIKDSVRQITVHCDSVLGQEEVVVKPFEGILSGIPGMSGAAVLGEGDVVTILDVETL; encoded by the coding sequence ATGGACGACTACCTAAAGGACTTCATACGTGAGAGCGAGGAACAGATAACAGAGCTCAACAACGCTCTCCTCGAACTCGAAAGCGATCCCGGGAATGAGGAGGCGATGGACTCTATATTCCGTATCGCCCACACTCTAAAGGGCAACTTCGGGGCGATGGGGTTCAACGACGCGAGCGACCTCGCCCACGCAGTCGAGGATCTCCTTGACGAGATGCGCCAGGGGGAGATAGAGGTCACCCCCGACGTGATGGACACTGTCTTCGACGGCGTCGACGAGATAGAGGCTCTCCTCGACGAGATAGCCGACGACGGTAATACCTCGACAGACCCGACCGACTCTATCGAGGAGATACGTGGCGTGATAGAAGACGAGGAGTCGGAGTCCGACGGTGACGAGACTCAGGCTACCGCGACCCAAGAGGGCGGTGACGACGAAACAGACACAGATACGGATCCAGATGCTGACTCGGGCGCAGACGTAGACCTCGATGAGGCTCTCGGTTCGGAGTCGGTCGACGTCTCACATATCCGTGATGCCGAAGAGGTCGTCTACGCCGAGGTCAGTACGAAGGCGGGAGAGATGAAAGGCGTCGATGCTATGCTTGCCCTCGACGAGATTGACGGAATCACAGAGATACTTGAGACAACACCCGAGACAGACGAGATACAGGAGGGCAGCTTCGACGAGAGCTTCGGCGTCTTCGTGACCCCCGTCGACGACGTCTCGGGGACACGTGAAGAGATAGAATCGATAGGCAAGGTCGAGTCGGTCGGTGTCGTAGAAGTCCCCGACAGCCTCGAAGAGGGAGCCGAAGAAGAAGACGAAGCAGAGACCGAGTCACCCGACGACTCCGACTCTTCGTCCGAGACGGAGACGACAGAAGAGACCTCAAGCGGCTCCGACGACAAAGACAGTTCGAAGACGAAGACCGAGTCGGTCGATGAGGTACAGTCGATACGTGTCGACGTCGACCAGCTCGACAAGCTTCTCAACCGTGTCGAGGAGCTAGTCACTAGCCGTATAAAGCTCAGACGTGCTGTCGAACACGACGAGCTTGAGGACGCCGAGGACGAGCTAGACGAACTCGACAAGATCTCGTCGAGCCTCCAGGACACTGTGATGGACATACGTCTCGTCCCTCTTGAGAAGATAGTCGGCAAGTTCCCGCGTCTCGTGCGTGACCTCGCGCGGTCACAGGACAAGGAGATAAACCTCGTTATGGAGGGGAAGGACATAGAGCTCGACAGAACCGTCCTCAACGAGATAGGCGACCCTCTGATGCATCTCATACGTAACGCAGTAGACCACGGAATAGAGTCTCCCGAGGTGCGTGAGGAGAAGGGGAAGCCGCGTGAGGGAACCGTCTACCTCCGTGGTGAGAGGGAACGCGACCGGGTCACTATAGAGATAGAGGACGACGGACGCGGTCTCGACAAGGAGGCTATAAAGTCGAAGGCTGTCGACGAAGGGATAATGACGCGTGACGAGGTTGAGGCTCTCGACGAGTCGGAGGTATACGAGCTCATCTTCCACTCGGGGTTCTCGACCACCGACGAGGTCACCGAGGTCAGCGGACGCGGCGTCGGAATGGACGTCGTGAGCAACACGATAAGAAGCCTCGACGGCTCCCTCGAAGTCGAGAGCGAACCCGACGAGGGCACCCTCGTCCGTCTCACACTCCCCGTCACAGTCGCTATAGTCAAGGTACTCCTCGTTGAGACGGGCGACGAGGAGTACGGAATACCCGTTAAGAACGTCGAGGAGATCGGCAGGATGGATGACGTACGTACAGTCGAAGGGGAGGAGGTCACTGTCCACGACGACCAGGTCTACTCTCTCGTCCGTCTCGGTGACGCACTCGACGTTCCCGCAGAGACGAAGAACGGCGACGGAATGCTCGTACGCATAAAGGACTCGGTAAGACAGATCACCGTACACTGCGACTCGGTGTTAGGACAGGAGGAGGTCGTCGTGAAGCCGTTCGAGGGAATTCTGAGCGGAATCCCCGGGATGAGCGGTGCCGCAGTCCTCGGAGAGGGCGATGTCGTCACCATACTCGACGTCGAGACACTCTGA
- a CDS encoding SRPBCC family protein, giving the protein MVKVSRSFRISAPKKSVWDFISDPNNRVRFLPSVKGYRSLGDGEFEWDIHIPVVGGTISFRTHDIERIEGKRVEFKGEHRIVSLRGVNELREEGDDDEVEVKVVFEVDSRIPGVESAFKRIFNRELRHLQKGMVSELS; this is encoded by the coding sequence ATGGTGAAAGTCTCACGTAGCTTCAGGATAAGCGCGCCCAAGAAGAGCGTCTGGGACTTCATCAGTGATCCCAACAACAGGGTGAGGTTCCTTCCGTCAGTCAAGGGCTACCGTTCGCTCGGAGACGGCGAGTTCGAGTGGGACATACATATCCCTGTCGTGGGAGGCACTATCAGCTTCCGTACTCACGACATAGAGAGAATCGAGGGAAAAAGAGTCGAGTTCAAGGGAGAACACAGGATAGTCTCACTCAGAGGCGTCAACGAGTTACGCGAGGAGGGAGACGACGACGAGGTTGAGGTCAAAGTCGTCTTCGAGGTCGACTCACGTATTCCCGGAGTCGAGTCGGCGTTCAAGAGGATATTCAACCGCGAGCTTAGGCATCTCCAGAAGGGAATGGTGTCGGAGCTTAGTTAG
- a CDS encoding chemotaxis protein CheW: MSTQAQSQVLEFDLGSKKYCVDITEVSEIIDKGSLTPIPNSAPHVEGVMDLRGQTTKIINPKKVLGIEGGDEKRIIVFDGSGSESGTDETQTDLSGWLVDEVHEVIKVSEDDLDESVGDDNVKGVIRDDGDFVIWIEPSGIN; the protein is encoded by the coding sequence ATGTCGACGCAGGCTCAGTCACAGGTTCTGGAGTTCGACCTCGGATCTAAGAAGTACTGTGTCGACATCACGGAGGTCTCGGAGATAATAGACAAGGGAAGCCTGACTCCTATTCCCAACTCGGCTCCTCACGTCGAGGGTGTCATGGATCTACGTGGACAGACTACCAAGATAATAAATCCGAAGAAGGTTCTCGGAATCGAGGGAGGAGACGAGAAACGTATAATTGTCTTTGACGGATCGGGGTCTGAGTCTGGAACCGACGAAACCCAGACCGACCTCTCGGGCTGGCTAGTAGACGAGGTTCACGAGGTCATAAAGGTCTCGGAGGACGACCTCGACGAGTCTGTCGGCGACGACAACGTCAAGGGCGTCATAAGAGACGACGGCGACTTCGTTATCTGGATAGAGCCCTCCGGCATAAACTGA
- a CDS encoding chemotaxis response regulator protein-glutamate methylesterase: MTDLRAVVVDDSQFMRTVISDILEDSGIDVVAKASDGEKGVESVTSEKPDVVTMDVQMPRMGGIEAVEKIMEEEPTPVLMLSAYTEEGADATFEALDKGAVDFLQKPGGEVSMDIQDLRDSLVEKVRTVAEADVGRQTQKTTSRSTSTSTSTSATASQRRPETREEYVDSPTVVIGASTGGPSVLEDVVSHLPVEAEMRLLIVQHMPDEFTRRFAERLDSVTEYSIREAQDGDRIGGGEGLVAKGDYHMEVSGYSGGRLRVRLNQEPKIHGVRPAIDVTMETASDRISDRLVGVVLTGMGKDGAEGIRSIKEAGGHTIAQDEETSKVFGIPARAIETGCVDDVLPIDEVAQGIRRRITTDR, from the coding sequence ATGACAGACCTACGCGCGGTAGTCGTCGACGACTCCCAGTTCATGAGGACGGTGATCTCCGACATACTTGAGGACTCGGGGATAGACGTCGTCGCCAAGGCTAGTGACGGCGAGAAAGGCGTCGAGTCTGTCACCTCGGAGAAGCCCGACGTCGTCACGATGGACGTCCAGATGCCGCGGATGGGCGGAATAGAGGCTGTCGAGAAGATAATGGAGGAGGAGCCGACACCTGTTCTGATGCTGAGTGCCTACACAGAGGAGGGAGCCGACGCCACCTTCGAGGCTCTCGACAAGGGAGCGGTCGACTTCCTCCAGAAGCCCGGGGGCGAGGTCTCTATGGACATACAGGATCTGCGTGACAGCCTAGTCGAGAAGGTTAGGACTGTAGCCGAGGCAGACGTCGGGAGACAGACACAAAAGACCACCTCCCGATCTACTTCCACATCCACGTCCACATCCGCGACCGCGTCGCAGAGACGTCCAGAGACACGCGAGGAGTACGTCGACAGCCCCACGGTAGTCATAGGAGCATCGACTGGGGGTCCGAGCGTCCTCGAAGACGTCGTCTCACATCTCCCCGTCGAGGCAGAGATGCGTCTCCTAATAGTCCAGCATATGCCCGACGAGTTCACCCGACGTTTCGCGGAACGTCTCGACTCTGTCACGGAGTACTCGATACGTGAGGCTCAAGACGGAGACAGGATAGGCGGCGGAGAGGGTCTCGTCGCCAAGGGCGACTACCACATGGAGGTCTCGGGATACTCGGGAGGACGTCTGCGTGTGCGTCTCAACCAGGAGCCCAAGATACATGGTGTAAGACCCGCTATAGACGTAACAATGGAGACGGCGTCCGATAGGATCTCCGACAGACTCGTAGGAGTCGTCCTGACCGGTATGGGAAAGGACGGTGCCGAGGGGATAAGGTCTATAAAGGAAGCAGGAGGACATACGATAGCTCAGGACGAGGAGACCTCGAAGGTCTTCGGAATTCCGGCGAGAGCGATAGAGACGGGATGTGTCGACGACGTTCTACCCATAGACGAGGTTGCTCAGGGGATAAGAAGACGGATAACGACAGATAGATGA
- the cheY gene encoding chemotaxis protein CheY: MANEVMVVDDSEFMRNLLKQILEDEFEIVGEAENGVEAVEMYEEKKPDLVMMDIVMPIRDGIEATAEIKDKNPDANVIMCTSVGQEEKMRKAVEAGADGYITKPFQKPSVMEAIDDVV, encoded by the coding sequence ATGGCAAACGAAGTAATGGTCGTCGACGACTCGGAGTTCATGCGGAACCTCCTCAAGCAGATACTCGAAGACGAGTTTGAGATAGTCGGTGAGGCGGAGAACGGAGTCGAGGCTGTCGAGATGTACGAGGAGAAGAAGCCAGACCTCGTTATGATGGACATAGTCATGCCTATACGTGACGGCATAGAGGCGACAGCCGAGATAAAGGACAAAAACCCCGATGCTAACGTCATAATGTGTACGAGTGTCGGACAGGAGGAGAAGATGAGGAAAGCCGTCGAGGCGGGCGCCGACGGCTATATCACGAAGCCGTTCCAGAAGCCGAGTGTGATGGAAGCCATAGACGACGTCGTCTGA
- a CDS encoding CheF family chemotaxis protein, whose product MSKSEKKVADITGKFIHPLIRGSTQRKDASWTNGRIILSNKNIWLITSDKKQKVPLESLKKIGESFDLNQSIVRTTNYVSLVYEREGERHVSLVTSSNEDSLSELRDSLYNVLLNGTIVYLKHPVKRGGVIQDTADWQKAQAALSSESVRFATEDGDIIKVELDEVQNIEAEEKTIKGDRRKVLVVEHAESDGTTVVSHIYAPPREISALKGFIGAEFEEEVESDIELSDRDRQVLTALYSGVSPFDIPDFIGADVDEVEEIYEELIELGVLNEVRKRREVTLTTRGRNLASKSIGED is encoded by the coding sequence GTGAGCAAGTCAGAGAAGAAAGTCGCAGACATAACCGGCAAGTTCATACATCCTCTCATACGCGGCTCGACACAGCGTAAGGACGCCTCTTGGACCAACGGACGCATAATACTCTCGAACAAGAACATCTGGCTCATAACCAGCGATAAGAAGCAGAAGGTTCCCCTGGAGTCACTCAAGAAGATAGGTGAGAGCTTCGACCTCAACCAGTCGATAGTCAGGACGACCAACTACGTCAGCCTCGTCTATGAGCGCGAGGGCGAGAGACACGTCTCACTCGTGACTAGCTCGAACGAAGACAGCCTCTCCGAGCTACGTGACTCGCTCTACAACGTTCTCCTCAACGGAACCATTGTCTACCTCAAACATCCCGTCAAGAGAGGCGGTGTCATACAGGACACGGCTGACTGGCAGAAGGCACAGGCAGCCCTTTCGAGCGAGTCGGTTCGTTTTGCGACTGAGGACGGCGACATAATCAAGGTCGAACTCGACGAGGTACAGAACATAGAGGCTGAGGAGAAGACGATAAAGGGAGACAGGAGGAAGGTACTCGTCGTCGAACACGCCGAGTCAGACGGAACGACCGTTGTCTCACACATCTATGCACCTCCGCGTGAGATCAGTGCTCTCAAGGGATTTATAGGCGCGGAGTTCGAGGAGGAGGTCGAGTCCGACATAGAGCTCAGCGACAGGGACAGACAGGTTCTCACAGCACTCTACTCGGGAGTCTCGCCGTTCGACATACCCGACTTCATAGGAGCCGACGTCGACGAGGTCGAGGAGATTTACGAGGAACTCATAGAGCTGGGTGTACTCAACGAGGTCAGGAAGAGACGTGAGGTCACACTCACTACACGTGGACGTAATCTCGCCTCGAAGTCGATAGGAGAGGACTGA
- a CDS encoding CheF family chemotaxis protein has translation MDSGEKKLADFMGEYVAGSELNNTNLEFEKARILLSNRRLVVAGKDDRTTVPLKSVLDVGKSNLPPSVQDYMSNAISVGYKSKKDGRQRSVIVRGDEERLEKLRDLLYKAILNSAEVYIQHPAKVSGRVMGADWKKSKIVVKRDSIKAKGVTEIDLTTVQDAEISEREIKGSKKTVIGIRHTTDRGIVTTRIYVPDRRHLNILGRYLRKEYQEIVKEVEDISLSESEKRIIVALFSGATEDQLPMVLEEEASEVRRLVNGLIDKEILMESDDGLELTSKGKVFSNRNIEEVNAGAGSSV, from the coding sequence ATGGACAGCGGAGAGAAGAAGCTCGCTGACTTCATGGGCGAGTACGTGGCTGGCTCCGAGCTCAATAACACGAATCTTGAGTTTGAGAAGGCACGTATTCTCCTGAGTAACAGACGTCTCGTAGTCGCTGGGAAAGACGACAGGACTACTGTCCCACTCAAGTCGGTTCTAGACGTCGGGAAGAGTAACCTTCCCCCGAGCGTCCAGGACTACATGTCGAACGCCATCTCAGTCGGCTACAAGTCGAAGAAAGACGGGAGACAGCGGTCTGTGATAGTGCGTGGCGACGAGGAGAGGCTCGAGAAGCTACGTGACCTACTCTACAAGGCTATACTCAACTCCGCCGAGGTATACATACAGCATCCCGCGAAGGTCAGCGGACGTGTCATGGGAGCCGACTGGAAGAAGTCGAAGATAGTCGTCAAGAGGGACTCTATAAAGGCGAAGGGTGTCACCGAGATAGACCTCACGACCGTACAGGACGCCGAGATATCCGAGAGGGAGATAAAGGGGAGTAAGAAGACCGTCATAGGAATACGTCACACGACCGACAGGGGAATAGTCACGACACGTATCTATGTCCCCGACAGGAGACATCTCAACATACTCGGACGTTATCTCAGGAAGGAGTACCAGGAGATAGTCAAGGAGGTCGAGGACATATCCCTCTCGGAGTCGGAGAAACGCATAATCGTCGCGCTCTTCTCGGGGGCTACGGAGGATCAGCTTCCGATGGTTCTCGAGGAGGAGGCGAGCGAGGTGAGGAGACTCGTAAACGGTCTCATTGATAAGGAGATACTCATGGAGTCGGACGACGGACTCGAACTCACGAGCAAAGGTAAGGTCTTCTCGAACAGAAACATAGAGGAGGTCAACGCAGGCGCGGGCTCCTCAGTCTAA